The sequence GCAGCCGGCGCCGAGCTTCGTGCTGTCGCGGGAGGGGACGCAACGGGCCGCGGAGCACTGCGCCTCCGCGCCGCACGCGCCCGTGCGGGTCGACACGACGTCGAGAGGCACGCGGATCTCGCGCTCGACCCCGAGGTCGACCTCGACACAGCCGGAGGCCACGACGCCGCAATCCTCACCGCGGGCGACCGCCGCGAAGGCGTACACGCCCTTCTTGAGATCGCCCACGGGGGGCGGCGTGGCGTTGCCCTTGCGGAAGGCCATTCGGAACACCGTGCCGTCGAGCGGCATCCCGGCCGCCATCACCGGCTTGATGGCTTGGCAGTAACCCTCGGAGAAGGCGCCGATCTCGAACCAAGCGGTCTGACCGGCGACGCTCTGGGGTACCTCGAGATCGAAGGTCACCTCGGGGTTTCCCCTGCACGAGAGCCCGACGGTCAGCGCGACGCCGAGCGCACCCCACCGCGCGGCCGCGCGCACGCGGGACGCGCCCGAGGTCCAGAGAGGCGCGGCGCTCATCGGGGGTCCCTCACAGGCTCTCGCGGATGGCTTTCAGCTCTCCAGGCTTGACGGTGATCGTCATCGACCGCTTCTTGCCGCCGGCGGTGAGGGAGAGCGCGTGGTTCCCCGACGGGACAGCGCGGTTGTAGACGTTGCCCGTCGCGATGACGGCGCCGTCGAGGCGCACCTCTTCGCACTTCGGGAAGCAGACGACGGTGAGCTGCCCTGGGCCGCCGGCCGTGGGCGCCGTGGTGGGCTTGGCGGTCGGGGTGGGCGCAGGTCCGGGCCCGGGACCAGGCGTGGGTGTGGGTCCCTTCGGCGTGGTGGGAGCGGCGGTGGGCGCAGCCGTCGGGGCGGCGGTGGGCGCAGCCGTCGGGGCGGCGGTGGGAGGGCTGGGAGGGGCGGTGGGAGCGGCCGTCTCGGTTGGGGTGGGGACGGCGGTTGCCGCGACGGTGGCGGCCACAGTGGGCGCGACGGTGGCCGTCTCCGCGGGGAGCGTACCGACCGGCTCGGTCGTCGCCACGGTGGCGCTCGGGGACGTGGTCGGCTTCACCGGAGCGGCGGTGCGTGAGAGGATTCCGAGGACGATCGCCACGACAAGCAGCACGGCGGCGCAAGAGATGGCGGCGATCACCCACATGGGGGCGCCCTTCTTCGCCGGGGCGGTCGGGTTGCTCATCGAGACGCTGGACTGGCCAACGGCTCCGCCCATGTTCATGCGCCCGCCGTTCATCGCGGGGACCGTGGGGGCCATGCGAGACGGCTGGCCCGGGGCCGGCTGCGGGAACTCGCCGCCCTGCATGCCCGGCTGCATCATGCCCGGCTGCATCATGCCCGGCTGCATCATGCCCGGCTGCATCATGCCCGGCTGCATCATGCCCGGCTGCATCATGCCTGGCTGCATCATGCCCGGCTGCATCATGCCCGGCTGCTGCATCATGCCCGGCTGCTGCATCATGCCCGGCTGCTGCATCATGCCCGGCTGCATCCCTCCCTGCATGAGGTTGGGCTGTTGGGCGAGCCCCACCGTCTGCATCATGCCTAGGGCCTGCGCGGAGGGCTGCTGCATTCCGAGGCTTTGGAGCGCCGCGTTCTGAGCGGGCCCCATCCCCTGCATGGTCGGCGCCATGCCGGCGGCCGGCATCGGCTTCTGGAAGTCGGGAGGACCGATCGGGGAGCTCGCGCCCGACAGGCCGAGCATGAACGCGGGGTTGTTGGATGCGCCGAGCGCCATCGTCGCCTGCTCGCCCGCCTCAGGGTCGGGCGCTGGCGGCGCCGTCGCGCGCGCGTCGGCCACCTGGTTCAGGGGGAGGGTGCCCTTGGCCGTGCGAGGGGGCGCGCCCGCCGCGGGGGGCGGAGGCGCGCTGCCGAGCGGGCTCCCGAGCGCGCTGGGGAACGCGGGAGAAGCGCCCGAGACCCCGGGCATCTGCACCATGGTCGCGTCGTCTTGGTCGTGCTCACCGCTCTCGTCGAGGGGGCTGTCGAGCGTTGGGATCGACTCGGGCGGCGCCGGCGGCACGATCGCCTCCTCCGCGCCCGCCCGGCCCATCGGGCGCGGGGGCGCTCCGCCGGCGAACGCCCGCGCGGGGCCTTGAGGCCCGCCCATTGGTGCGGTGGGCGAGGTGGGGTGCACCGGTGGCGCGAGCGCCATCATGGTGGCCGGGTCGTCGCCGGGGTGCGGCTCCTCGCTCACGTCGGCCTGGATGGTTGGCCCGTCCGCGTCGGCCGGGTGCACGTCATGCGTGATCTGCGCGCGAGGAGGCGCGGGCGCCTGGGCGGCTGGGCGCGGCGGGCCCGCGATGGAAGGACCTGGGCCTGCGGCGGAAGGGCCTGGGCCGCCGCTCGCGTGGCTGCTTCGGCCGGAGCCAATGTCGACGGTGCGCGGCGCGGCCATCGGGGCGGCGGGGGCGGGCTTGGGGTTGCGGTTTTGCACGTCGGAGCTCTCGCGGTCTGTGGCTTTCGGAGCGGTGCCCGGGGGCGAGCCGTCCTTGTTGATGGTCTGTGTGACCTCGGACGCCCACTTGAGGTGCTCGTCCCGCTTCTTCATCCGCTCTTGAAAGAGCGTCGTCATGTACTGAGACACCTCGTCGCTAGCGATGAAGAGTCCGCGGCGCATGAGGAGCTGTTGGAGCGAGCGTGAGAGCTCCTTCGCGGTCTTGAAGCGCTCGTTGCGATCCTTCGAGAGCGTCTTCATGACGATCTTCTCGAGGTCGATCGGGTATCCCCGGATGAGCGCGCTCGGGCGGGGGACGTCGCACTCCTGCACCTTCGCGAGGGTGTCGAGATCGCTGTCCATCCGGAACAGCCGGCGGCCCGTGGTGAGCTCCCACAGCACGACGCCGAGCGCGAACACGTCGGTTCGTCGGTCG is a genomic window of Myxococcales bacterium containing:
- a CDS encoding protein kinase is translated as MTDSSGGTYFLGRYRVVDEIGIGGMASVHLARMDGPGGFQRWAAIKKIHSHLIEDDSFIQMFLDEAQVVARISHPNVAQVFDLGKTEDTYWIAMEYLHGEPLREVIRRTEEIGTAMPPEIACRVIADAAEGLHAAHDLTGKNGEQLNLVHRDVTPHNLFVTYDGITKVLDFGIAKFSSRAAHTKAGTLKGKLAYMSPEQVHGEQLDRRTDVFALGVVLWELTTGRRLFRMDSDLDTLAKVQECDVPRPSALIRGYPIDLEKIVMKTLSKDRNERFKTAKELSRSLQQLLMRRGLFIASDEVSQYMTTLFQERMKKRDEHLKWASEVTQTINKDGSPPGTAPKATDRESSDVQNRNPKPAPAAPMAAPRTVDIGSGRSSHASGGPGPSAAGPGPSIAGPPRPAAQAPAPPRAQITHDVHPADADGPTIQADVSEEPHPGDDPATMMALAPPVHPTSPTAPMGGPQGPARAFAGGAPPRPMGRAGAEEAIVPPAPPESIPTLDSPLDESGEHDQDDATMVQMPGVSGASPAFPSALGSPLGSAPPPPAAGAPPRTAKGTLPLNQVADARATAPPAPDPEAGEQATMALGASNNPAFMLGLSGASSPIGPPDFQKPMPAAGMAPTMQGMGPAQNAALQSLGMQQPSAQALGMMQTVGLAQQPNLMQGGMQPGMMQQPGMMQQPGMMQQPGMMQPGMMQPGMMQPGMMQPGMMQPGMMQPGMMQPGMMQPGMQGGEFPQPAPGQPSRMAPTVPAMNGGRMNMGGAVGQSSVSMSNPTAPAKKGAPMWVIAAISCAAVLLVVAIVLGILSRTAAPVKPTTSPSATVATTEPVGTLPAETATVAPTVAATVAATAVPTPTETAAPTAPPSPPTAAPTAAPTAAPTAAPTAAPTTPKGPTPTPGPGPGPAPTPTAKPTTAPTAGGPGQLTVVCFPKCEEVRLDGAVIATGNVYNRAVPSGNHALSLTAGGKKRSMTITVKPGELKAIRESL